The following is a genomic window from Sulfitobacter pontiacus.
GATGGCTCGTCCAGCAGGATCGTTTCAGGGCGCGACATCAGGGCGCGACCAATGGCGCACATCTGCTGTTCCCCGCCCGAGGTATAGCCCGCCTGCGATTTGCGCCGTTCGCGCAGCCGTGGGAAATAGTCGTACACCATTTCCAGATCACGGGCGATCGCCGCCTTGCCGTCACTGCGGGTATAGGCACCGGTCAACAGGTTCTCTTCGATGGTGAGGTGTTCAAAGCAATGCCGTCCCTCCATCACCTGCACGACACCGCGTTTCACCATCTCTGCGGGGTCGAGCTTGTGCACCGGATCATTGCGATATTTGATCGACCCTTTGGTGACCTCACCCCGTTCGGAATGCAGCAGGTTGGAAATCGCCTTGAGCGTCGTGGTCTTGCCCGCGCCATTGCCGCCCAACAGGGCCGTGATACCGCCCTTGGGCACCTTCAGGCTCACGCCCTTCAGCACCAGAATGACCGAGTTATAGATCACCTCGATATTATTGACCTCAAGAAGGGTCTCGACCTGCGCGTCGGGCGTTGGGGTGGCATCCAGCATGGGTGTCTCTTTCACTAGGTGGCGTGGGGGTCGGGCGCGGCAACAATGCCGCCGCGCCCTTGTTCAAGGGCTGCGCTTAGCAGCTGGGTTCGATACCGGATTCCGCGGCAAAGGCCTGCGCATCTTCGGTTATCAGCGGGGCCAGCACGTCTTGGTCCGACTGGATGTAGTCGGTGATCAGGCTCCAGCTGTCGGCAGCAGCATCCCACTGCGCCACAGCACCATAGCCGTTACCGCCGTGGTTTTCACAAGACACCGTGAACTCTGGCCCAAAGTTCGGCAGACCCAGATCCGCCATCTTGGCTTCGGTGATTTCCAGTGCTTCCATGCCGTCACGCATCTGCGCCGGTGTCAGCGCCTTGGTGTCATGGATACCCTGCGCCGTTTTGGCAGCTTCGGCAGCCAGCATCGCGGCGTAAAGGCCACGGTTATACAAAGCGGTCCCGATCTGGTCGCCCGCACCTGCGGCCTTGCCAGTATCAACAACATACTTCTGGATGTCGTCGAACACGGGGAAGTCGTCGCCCACGTTGTGGAACGTCAGCGCCTTGTAGCCATTGGCTTTGTCACCCGCTGGACGCACGTCGTTCTCGGAACCGGACCACCAGATGCCGATGAACTGATCCATCGGATAGCGGATGTTCGCGGCTTCCTGCACGGCGACCTGGTTCATCACACCCCAACCGTACATGATCACATTGTCCGGCTTTTCACGACGGATCTGCAACCACTGGGATTTCTGTTCCTGACCGGGGTGGTCAACGGGCAACAGCGAAAGTTCGAACCCGTGCTTTTTGCCCAGTTCTTCCAGGGTGCGGATCGGCTCTTTGCCGTAGGCAGAGTTGTGATAGACCAGCGCGATCTTCTTACCTTCAAGGCTGCCACCGTTCAGATCCAGCAGGTGCTTGATCGCGACCGAAGCGCCGTCCCAGTAGTTGGTGGGGTAGTTGAAGATATTCTTGAACACCGACCCGTCTTTGGCGGATGTCCGGCCATACCCCATGGAGTGGACAGGGATGCCATCTGCCGTCGCTTTGGGGATCAGCTGATAGGTGATGCCGGTGGACAGCGGTTGATAGACCAGCGCGCCTTCGCCCTTGGTGCTTTCATAGCATTCCACACCCTTTTCGGTGTTATAGCCGGTTTCACATTCGATCATCCGGATCGGTTCGCCACCGATACCGCCATCACGTTCGTTCAGCAGCGTGAAGTAATCCGCATAGCCGTCGGCAAAGGGAATCCCGTTTGCCGCATAAGGGCCCGTGCGATAGCTGAGCGACGGGAATACAAGCTCTGCCATTGCGGGGCCCGCAGCCAGAGCAGCGCCAAGCGCCAACGTAGTCATCTTCAGTTTCATCGGTGTTTCCTCCCTTGGATGTATCCGATCTTGCCGGGTTGTCCCGGTCGTCTCTTCTTCGGCCTTGGGTCTCCTCCCCCCGGCCATGCGTCCTTCCCTAGTGCGGGAAGGGCCACAATCTCAGTTTTTCCTTGGCGACGCGCCACAACTGGGCCAGCCCATGCGGTTCCGCGATCAGGAAGATGATGATCAACCCGCCCACGATCACAAGCTGCAGATGCGCCACGATATCCGTCGGCCAGCCGAACCAGTCCACGCCCACGATTTTCAACGCAACCGGCAAGAGCACAAGGAACGCGGCCCCGGCAAAGCTGCCAAAGATCGATCCCAGCCCGCCGATGATGATCATAAAGAGCACAAGGAACGATTTCTGGATGCCAAAGGCCTCGCCCACTTCGACCGCACCCAGATAGACCGCAAAGAACAACGCCCCCGAGATGCCGATGAAGAAAGAGCTGACCGCAAAGGCCGTCAGTTTCGCCCGCAGCGGGTTTACCCCGATGATCTCGGCCGCGATGTCCATATCACGGATCGCCATCCATTTGCGCCCCACCGACCCACGGGTCAGGTTGCGTGCCACATAGGCGCTGAAGATCACGAACATCAGGCAGAACAGATAGGTCGCCCAGGCCTGCGTATTCGGTCCGGTGATCTCGATTCCGAAGAATGTCCGCTCCGGCGCGCTGATCTGGCCCGAGGCAGAGTAGTTGTAGAACCACGGCACACGGTTGAACAGCCAGACCAGAAAGAACTGCGCCGCCAGCGTTGCCACGGCCAGATAGAACCCTTTGATCCGCAGCGATGGCAGGCCGAACAACACACCGACACCGGCGGTCACCAGCCCCGACAGCAACACATGCACCAGCATGCTCACGTCAGGAAAGGCGGTCATGAATTTGTAGCAGGCATAGGCCCCCACGGCCATAAAGCCACCGGTCCCCAAGCTCACCTGCCCGCAATAGCCCACCAGAATGTTCAGCCCGATCGCCGCGATGGCGTAGATCAGGAACGGCAGGAACAGTGAGTTCACCCAATAGTCATTGATCACAAACGGGATCACGGCAATGGCGATGAACAACACCAGATAATAGCGATACCGGTCGAACTTGATCGGAAACGTCTGGCTGTCTTCTTCGTATGAGGCGCTGAAATCCCCGGCTTCACGATAGAACATCAGTTGCTCCCCCCGTTCCAAATGGTTTTAAATCCTGGGTTCCGGGGCAAAGCCCCGATCAGGGAGTTGCCAAAACTACACACGTTCAATGATCTTCTCCCCGAACAAGCCCTGCGGGCGGAACACCAGAAAGATCAGCGCCAGCATGTAGGCGAACCAGTTCTCTGTCGCACCGCCAAGGAAAGGTGCACCGATCAGGAATTCGAACAGCTTCTCCCCCACACCGATGATCAATCCGCCCACGATGGCACCGGGGATAGAGGTGAACCCCCCCAGCATCAGCACCGGCAACGCCTTCAGCGCGATCAGCGAGAGCGAGAATTGGACCCCCGATTTCGTGCCCCACATGATGCCCGCGACAAGGGCGACAAAGCCCGCCAGCGACCATACGAGGATCCAGATAAAGTTCAGTGACACGCCGACAGACAAAGCCGCTTGGTGGTCATCCGCCACAGCCCGCATGGCGCGGCCCTGTTTGGTGTATTGCGCGAACATCACCAAGCCGATCACCAGCAACGCGGCAATGATGCTGGCAACGATATCCAGATTATCGATAAAGAACCCGTAGCCAAAGGCGTTAAAGGTGGTGTCGTCGATCCAGGTGTTCAGCCCCTGCGGCAGCCCCACATCCATAGACTTGATGTCGGACCCCCACATCAGATCGCCCACCCCTTCCAGAAAATAGGCCAGACCGATGGTCGCCATGAAGAGGATGATCGGCTCTTGCCCGACCAGATGGCGGAAGACCAACCGCTGCACCGCATAGGCCAGCC
Proteins encoded in this region:
- a CDS encoding branched-chain amino acid ABC transporter permease; this encodes MPEQLAFTIEVFLNGLMAGVLYALVALGFVLIYKASGIFNYAQGVMALFAALTLAGIIDGQVPFSHLINAILGTDIHHFGWHVPAFLAILLTMVVMIGLAYAVQRLVFRHLVGQEPIILFMATIGLAYFLEGVGDLMWGSDIKSMDVGLPQGLNTWIDDTTFNAFGYGFFIDNLDIVASIIAALLVIGLVMFAQYTKQGRAMRAVADDHQAALSVGVSLNFIWILVWSLAGFVALVAGIMWGTKSGVQFSLSLIALKALPVLMLGGFTSIPGAIVGGLIIGVGEKLFEFLIGAPFLGGATENWFAYMLALIFLVFRPQGLFGEKIIERV
- a CDS encoding branched-chain amino acid ABC transporter permease; translation: MFYREAGDFSASYEEDSQTFPIKFDRYRYYLVLFIAIAVIPFVINDYWVNSLFLPFLIYAIAAIGLNILVGYCGQVSLGTGGFMAVGAYACYKFMTAFPDVSMLVHVLLSGLVTAGVGVLFGLPSLRIKGFYLAVATLAAQFFLVWLFNRVPWFYNYSASGQISAPERTFFGIEITGPNTQAWATYLFCLMFVIFSAYVARNLTRGSVGRKWMAIRDMDIAAEIIGVNPLRAKLTAFAVSSFFIGISGALFFAVYLGAVEVGEAFGIQKSFLVLFMIIIGGLGSIFGSFAGAAFLVLLPVALKIVGVDWFGWPTDIVAHLQLVIVGGLIIIFLIAEPHGLAQLWRVAKEKLRLWPFPH
- a CDS encoding ABC transporter ATP-binding protein, yielding MLDATPTPDAQVETLLEVNNIEVIYNSVILVLKGVSLKVPKGGITALLGGNGAGKTTTLKAISNLLHSERGEVTKGSIKYRNDPVHKLDPAEMVKRGVVQVMEGRHCFEHLTIEENLLTGAYTRSDGKAAIARDLEMVYDYFPRLRERRKSQAGYTSGGEQQMCAIGRALMSRPETILLDEPSMGLAPQLVEQIFEIVKSVNENEGVTFLLAEQNTNVALRFAHYGYILESGRVVMDGPAADLRENQDVKEFYLGMSDEGRKSFRDVRSYRRRKRWLS
- a CDS encoding ABC transporter substrate-binding protein; this encodes MKLKMTTLALGAALAAGPAMAELVFPSLSYRTGPYAANGIPFADGYADYFTLLNERDGGIGGEPIRMIECETGYNTEKGVECYESTKGEGALVYQPLSTGITYQLIPKATADGIPVHSMGYGRTSAKDGSVFKNIFNYPTNYWDGASVAIKHLLDLNGGSLEGKKIALVYHNSAYGKEPIRTLEELGKKHGFELSLLPVDHPGQEQKSQWLQIRREKPDNVIMYGWGVMNQVAVQEAANIRYPMDQFIGIWWSGSENDVRPAGDKANGYKALTFHNVGDDFPVFDDIQKYVVDTGKAAGAGDQIGTALYNRGLYAAMLAAEAAKTAQGIHDTKALTPAQMRDGMEALEITEAKMADLGLPNFGPEFTVSCENHGGNGYGAVAQWDAAADSWSLITDYIQSDQDVLAPLITEDAQAFAAESGIEPSC